Proteins from a single region of Syntrophales bacterium:
- a CDS encoding serine hydrolase domain-containing protein, translating into MKDCITLKTRFWLIQAACLILFLLAAQGCAKKEELSVSRVDPSMGQRVQKALDAAVAEYNVPGAVLALGDMNGNRQTWTSGLAELETKKPISKDLYFMIGSTTKSYTATMVLQLVDDGLIKLDDPIGKYLPGLVPREDRITIRHLLEMRSGLGAYGPNPEFVKFMEPDPLGACKPEVLVKFSLVNTIEPDREFHYTNVNYILLGMLIEKVTNNSLSNEMKRRILQPLGMSHTFMLTELKMPTPYAHGYIYEEGKVIDATYTIHPSLFWTAGGIVSTAADQLIWAKALVEGRLLSPQAHSEQFNMKPAAGRLGFYGFGALNMNGLIGHGGNVNNMYTSFVGRYHGYDCVILVNGQAGDSEEKTFRAKAILEKVIKETGL; encoded by the coding sequence ATGAAAGATTGCATCACATTGAAAACCCGATTTTGGCTCATTCAGGCAGCGTGCCTGATTCTTTTTCTTTTGGCGGCGCAGGGATGCGCAAAAAAGGAGGAACTCTCCGTCTCACGGGTCGATCCATCCATGGGTCAGCGAGTGCAGAAGGCGCTCGATGCCGCTGTGGCCGAGTACAACGTTCCCGGCGCGGTTTTAGCGCTGGGAGACATGAACGGGAACAGACAAACCTGGACGAGCGGCCTGGCGGAACTTGAAACTAAAAAACCGATCTCCAAGGACCTATATTTTATGATCGGGAGTACCACAAAATCCTATACGGCCACGATGGTACTTCAATTGGTTGACGACGGGCTCATCAAGCTCGACGATCCGATCGGGAAGTACCTGCCAGGCCTCGTCCCCCGAGAAGATAGAATCACCATCCGGCACCTGTTGGAAATGCGAAGCGGCCTGGGGGCATATGGGCCAAATCCCGAGTTTGTAAAATTCATGGAACCCGATCCTCTCGGGGCTTGCAAGCCGGAGGTGCTTGTCAAGTTCAGCCTCGTCAATACTATAGAGCCCGACAGGGAATTTCACTACACCAATGTCAACTACATCCTCCTCGGCATGCTGATCGAGAAAGTCACAAACAATTCTTTAAGTAATGAGATGAAAAGGAGAATTCTTCAGCCGTTGGGTATGTCCCATACCTTTATGCTCACGGAGCTGAAAATGCCCACTCCTTACGCGCACGGCTATATTTATGAGGAGGGGAAAGTAATCGATGCAACCTATACAATACATCCGTCCCTGTTCTGGACCGCGGGTGGTATTGTTTCCACGGCTGCCGATCAGCTTATCTGGGCAAAAGCTCTGGTCGAGGGCCGGCTTCTGTCACCACAGGCCCATTCGGAGCAGTTCAATATGAAACCGGCCGCAGGTAGGCTGGGCTTTTACGGCTTTGGGGCGTTGAACATGAATGGACTAATCGGGCATGGGGGTAACGTAAACAACATGTATACCTCTTTTGTCGGGCGATATCATGGATATGACTGCGTAATCCTCGTAAATGGCCAGGCCGGAGATTCCGAAGAAAAAACCTTCAGGGCTAAAGCTATACTGGAAAAAGTCATAAAAGAAACGGGATTGTAA
- a CDS encoding amidohydrolase family protein, giving the protein MKIHETTKSGENRMIGRFLSFQRGLLVFACLIFLICGPQAAFSTSEQSYDVLIKGGTIYDGTLKPPYVADIAIKNDKIAAIGILSGEASKTLDASGFIVTPGFIDIHEHSDMIFAGGITGDSSDVREELKGNYNALFQGVATVVTGNCGNAISDTTKWLGMVESMNFGTNVMHLVPHGKIRFEIFGKNQPEEMSPAQLDLMKARVESEMKKGAGGMSTGLAYAPGIKATTEELIELSKVVNRYGGIYATHMRDETGTILEDGRIALLESIKEAIEIGRRSGIPVQISHLKLQAPHNGVKASRILGLIEEARREGLDVTTDSYTYTAGVSELAILLPNRFKTAAGGISEQYKTRDGRKQIKGVIEKVFIDIPPEKFKIIGYEGKSEYEGKTLKEISAIEGKDPIDCYVDLVCGKNMPIGIIFAHNEQAMRDFMPNHYVFTCSDGMTWARGLEGAHPRFYGAFARKLRQFTLDEHLLSLPDAIRSMTYLPAEKLGMAGRGKIEQGAFADIAILDLNTLTDKSTYEKPDTYAEGIVHLLVNGVVTIENRKLTGRRGGRALKGRGKTKNK; this is encoded by the coding sequence ATGAAAATACATGAAACCACCAAAAGTGGAGAGAACAGAATGATTGGAAGATTTCTGTCTTTTCAACGAGGACTGTTGGTCTTTGCCTGTCTAATATTTCTGATATGCGGCCCCCAGGCCGCTTTTTCCACAAGTGAGCAGTCCTATGATGTGCTGATCAAGGGTGGAACTATTTACGACGGCACATTGAAGCCGCCCTACGTCGCGGACATAGCCATCAAAAACGATAAGATAGCGGCAATCGGAATCCTTTCCGGAGAGGCAAGCAAGACGCTTGATGCGAGCGGATTCATCGTCACCCCAGGCTTTATCGATATCCATGAACACTCGGATATGATCTTTGCCGGTGGCATCACAGGAGACTCATCTGATGTCCGGGAGGAGCTTAAAGGGAATTATAATGCCCTCTTTCAGGGTGTGGCCACTGTGGTCACGGGCAACTGCGGAAACGCCATCAGCGACACGACGAAATGGTTGGGCATGGTGGAATCCATGAATTTTGGCACGAACGTCATGCACCTTGTCCCCCATGGGAAAATCAGGTTTGAGATTTTTGGAAAGAATCAGCCGGAGGAAATGAGCCCGGCGCAGCTGGATCTCATGAAGGCGAGGGTCGAGTCGGAGATGAAAAAGGGGGCAGGCGGCATGAGCACGGGTCTTGCCTATGCCCCGGGCATAAAAGCCACCACAGAGGAACTGATCGAACTCAGCAAGGTGGTGAACCGGTATGGTGGGATCTACGCCACACACATGCGCGACGAAACCGGAACGATCCTTGAGGACGGCAGGATTGCGTTGCTGGAGTCGATCAAGGAGGCCATTGAGATCGGCAGGAGATCTGGCATCCCTGTGCAGATATCCCATCTAAAACTCCAGGCACCCCACAACGGCGTGAAGGCATCCCGGATACTCGGTCTTATTGAAGAGGCCCGCAGGGAGGGCCTGGACGTCACTACGGACAGTTACACCTACACAGCGGGGGTAAGCGAGTTGGCTATCCTGCTGCCCAACAGGTTCAAAACGGCCGCGGGCGGGATCAGTGAGCAGTACAAGACCCGGGACGGGAGAAAGCAGATTAAGGGTGTTATCGAGAAGGTCTTTATCGATATCCCTCCGGAGAAGTTTAAGATCATAGGTTATGAGGGCAAGTCTGAATATGAGGGGAAGACGCTCAAGGAAATTTCAGCCATAGAAGGCAAAGATCCCATAGATTGCTATGTGGACCTGGTGTGCGGGAAAAACATGCCGATCGGGATCATATTCGCCCACAATGAACAGGCCATGCGGGACTTCATGCCCAACCACTATGTCTTCACCTGTTCAGACGGCATGACCTGGGCAAGGGGCCTTGAAGGGGCGCATCCAAGGTTCTACGGCGCCTTTGCGCGGAAGCTGAGACAATTCACCCTGGATGAGCATCTCCTGAGCCTGCCTGACGCCATCCGCTCCATGACTTACTTGCCGGCGGAAAAGTTGGGGATGGCCGGCAGGGGCAAGATCGAGCAGGGAGCCTTCGCAGATATTGCGATATTGGATCTGAACACGTTGACGGACAAGTCAACCTATGAAAAACCTGATACCTATGCCGAGGGGATTGTCCATTTGCTGGTAAACGGTGTCGTGACTATCGAAAACCGGAAGCTGACAGGAAGACGTGGAGGAAGGGCTTTGAAGGGAAGAGGAAAAACAAAAAACAAGTAA
- a CDS encoding type II CAAX endopeptidase family protein, which produces MGSSQKVRKEIITFIVIAFALSSIFYFLLISAGTLGAKGRWYVLGLMWCPGIAALITRVLFYRNIRGFGWGWGKTRYQILSYVLPFSYCLLAYVIVWLSGLGSINEEFSPNYLLLISLGTITNCVFALGEEIGWRGFLVPQLAKLTDFTKTSLITGVIWSIWHYPLVIFAHYNSGTPAWYGLTCFTVMAVGISFALSWIRLKSGSVWTAMLFHASHNLYIQSFFNPLTKDTGITKFIIGEFGAALAVISVIVAYIFWRMRSRLTDTQLKSEPEVLAESHGV; this is translated from the coding sequence ATGGGGTCATCTCAAAAGGTACGCAAGGAGATAATAACTTTTATAGTCATTGCATTCGCTCTAAGTTCGATATTTTACTTCTTACTGATCTCAGCAGGGACACTGGGAGCGAAGGGTAGATGGTATGTTCTTGGATTAATGTGGTGCCCGGGAATTGCCGCTCTAATCACCCGTGTACTTTTCTACAGGAACATTCGCGGATTCGGCTGGGGATGGGGAAAAACACGTTACCAGATTCTCAGCTACGTTCTCCCCTTCTCTTATTGTTTACTTGCCTACGTAATAGTATGGTTGTCTGGATTAGGCAGCATCAATGAAGAGTTCTCTCCCAACTATCTGCTCCTTATATCTCTCGGCACGATTACGAACTGTGTATTTGCTTTGGGGGAGGAAATTGGATGGCGCGGTTTTTTGGTTCCTCAACTTGCAAAATTAACAGATTTCACAAAGACTTCTCTCATTACTGGAGTAATTTGGTCCATCTGGCACTATCCGCTGGTTATTTTTGCTCATTACAACAGTGGAACCCCTGCTTGGTACGGACTAACATGTTTTACCGTAATGGCTGTCGGGATAAGTTTTGCGTTGAGCTGGATTCGCCTTAAATCCGGAAGCGTCTGGACAGCAATGCTTTTTCATGCCAGCCACAATCTTTACATTCAGAGTTTTTTTAATCCATTAACTAAGGACACTGGAATCACAAAATTCATCATTGGTGAATTTGGAGCTGCCCTCGCGGTTATAAGCGTGATAGTTGCCTACATTTTCTGGCGGATGCGTTCACGCTTAACAGACACACAGCTGAAATCAGAGCCTGAAGTTCTGGCTGAATCACACGGTGTCTGA
- a CDS encoding serine hydrolase, with product MKRKALLLVLFITLFFVVSPSIAEDKFEPKDLRNFIKAEMKHRNVPAVAVLIVKNDKVIFSEGFGYRNVEKKLKVTPDTIFGIASVSKTFAALAVGLLADDKKLDLDQPVRNYLPTFRMSDDYLTGHITPRDMLSHRTGLPRHDLVWYNAGLTGEETTRRIRYLQPSYGLRERFQYNNLMFQASGCLMRKLSGKTWEEFVKERIFMPLGMKSSNFSIEELQKYPDYALPYSMNPDFAIPYSTHIDSVKKFPEKLSDLDIKRIPFFKMTANGPAGAINSNLNDMAKWVRFHLAEGKVDGNQIIARETLLQMHSSQMVIPSDSAFKFLIYDETPTISYGLGWFILPYRGHYMVNHGGNLPGVTSLVSFMPKEQIGIVVLTNMTGTTLTYVLTFNIFDRLLGLKPVDWSKRLMEVERENWEKSKKAATDAEKQHRKNTRPSHSLVDYAGHYSHPAYGEIIIGKEGNGLNIKIRGRTAPMDHYQYDTFRVSDEDPDHLLVYHDVRNVTFLLDKNGDINRFSLPLQAGVDDIVFEKVARK from the coding sequence ATGAAGCGTAAGGCTCTCTTATTGGTTCTTTTTATAACGTTATTTTTCGTTGTTTCGCCATCAATAGCCGAGGATAAATTTGAACCAAAGGATTTAAGGAACTTCATTAAAGCGGAAATGAAGCACCGGAACGTGCCGGCTGTCGCCGTTCTGATCGTAAAAAATGACAAAGTCATCTTTTCAGAGGGTTTCGGCTATCGGAATGTGGAAAAGAAACTGAAAGTAACGCCGGACACGATTTTCGGTATCGCTTCCGTCAGCAAGACTTTTGCCGCCCTGGCCGTCGGTCTGTTGGCGGACGATAAAAAGCTGGATCTTGACCAGCCGGTTCGCAACTATCTGCCGACGTTCAGGATGTCTGATGATTACCTGACCGGGCATATCACCCCACGGGATATGCTCTCGCACCGTACGGGCCTTCCGAGGCACGACCTCGTCTGGTACAATGCAGGACTGACCGGTGAAGAGACAACCAGAAGAATCAGATATCTGCAACCGAGTTATGGACTCCGGGAACGTTTTCAATACAACAATTTGATGTTCCAGGCATCCGGATGTCTTATGAGAAAGCTCTCCGGAAAAACGTGGGAAGAATTTGTGAAGGAAAGGATATTCATGCCGCTGGGAATGAAAAGCAGCAATTTTTCGATCGAGGAATTACAGAAATATCCGGATTATGCTCTCCCGTACTCGATGAACCCGGATTTTGCTATCCCATATTCTACGCACATCGATAGCGTGAAGAAATTTCCTGAAAAACTTTCAGATCTTGACATTAAACGGATTCCGTTCTTTAAGATGACCGCCAACGGTCCAGCAGGCGCCATCAATTCCAACCTCAATGACATGGCCAAGTGGGTCCGATTTCACCTGGCCGAAGGCAAGGTCGACGGCAATCAGATTATCGCCAGAGAAACACTGCTCCAGATGCATTCGTCCCAGATGGTCATACCATCTGACTCAGCATTTAAATTTCTCATCTACGATGAAACACCTACAATAAGCTATGGCCTGGGCTGGTTCATTCTGCCTTACCGCGGTCATTACATGGTTAATCACGGGGGGAATTTACCCGGTGTTACATCCTTGGTCAGTTTCATGCCCAAAGAGCAGATTGGCATCGTTGTGCTTACAAATATGACTGGGACTACTTTGACCTATGTACTAACCTTCAATATTTTCGACCGGCTTCTCGGCCTCAAACCGGTCGACTGGAGCAAAAGGCTCATGGAGGTGGAACGTGAAAACTGGGAAAAAAGTAAGAAGGCCGCAACAGATGCCGAAAAGCAACACCGGAAGAACACCCGCCCCAGTCATTCCCTTGTGGACTACGCGGGTCATTACAGTCACCCGGCCTATGGCGAGATCATTATTGGAAAGGAAGGCAACGGGCTGAACATCAAAATCAGGGGCAGAACCGCGCCGATGGATCACTATCAGTATGACACCTTCAGGGTTTCCGACGAGGACCCCGATCATCTTCTCGTCTATCATGATGTAAGAAACGTGACTTTCCTGCTGGATAAAAATGGCGATATCAACAGATTTTCACTTCCTCTTCAGGCGGGTGTGGACGACATCGTGTTCGAGAAGGTCGCCAGGAAATAG
- a CDS encoding cold-shock protein, translating to MANGTVKWFNDRKGFGFIEQEDGPDVFVHHNAINATGFKTLSEGASVTFDIEEGPKGPAAVNVTVV from the coding sequence ATGGCAAATGGAACTGTTAAGTGGTTTAATGACCGTAAAGGTTTTGGATTCATCGAACAGGAAGACGGACCGGATGTATTTGTGCATCATAACGCAATCAATGCGACCGGTTTTAAAACCCTCAGTGAAGGTGCGAGCGTGACCTTTGACATCGAGGAAGGGCCAAAAGGTCCGGCTGCTGTCAATGTGACCGTTGTCTAA
- a CDS encoding serine hydrolase domain-containing protein, translating to MKIRKYLIIAAIITGLLLPFFASEFFASERAEGFDAKTREKMEKSLDKAMEESRSPAVIAAVWAPGKGTWIAMRGKADLKTGRAPEIGDKTRIGSITKTFTAVAVLQLVDEGKIALDDPIEKYLTFVRANSGITVRQLLNHSSGMFDPENDDHDFRKAVNENPAKAVSPREIVEIAMKHAPYNKPGEGGHYSNANYKALGLIIEKVTGKDLGTVFRKKIFDKLGLKKTVFVTKPEIKGEHINGYALLPDQTFNVTVRPDIWELWASGNIVSTLEDQKKWAEALGQGTLLSKKSYEEMTDWIEIEAALPGKFKYGLGVDLVGEGFIGHAGAVDGYYSRIAHNPETDTTIVVFFNNLSAREDVLVYEKFLHELIDIF from the coding sequence ATGAAAATACGAAAATATCTAATAATTGCTGCCATTATAACGGGATTACTATTACCTTTTTTTGCTTCAGAGTTTTTCGCATCCGAAAGGGCAGAGGGATTCGATGCTAAAACACGAGAGAAGATGGAGAAATCCCTGGACAAAGCCATGGAGGAGTCCCGTTCCCCGGCAGTTATCGCGGCCGTCTGGGCCCCCGGCAAGGGAACCTGGATCGCAATGCGGGGGAAGGCGGACCTTAAAACCGGCCGTGCGCCTGAGATAGGAGACAAGACACGAATCGGAAGTATCACAAAAACCTTTACCGCTGTGGCCGTACTGCAGCTGGTGGACGAGGGTAAAATTGCCCTGGATGATCCCATCGAAAAGTATCTGACGTTCGTTCGCGCGAATAGCGGAATCACCGTGCGGCAACTTCTCAACCATTCAAGCGGCATGTTCGACCCTGAGAACGATGACCATGATTTCCGGAAAGCGGTGAATGAAAATCCAGCCAAAGCGGTTTCTCCCCGCGAAATCGTAGAAATAGCCATGAAACATGCCCCCTATAACAAGCCCGGAGAAGGAGGACATTACTCCAACGCGAACTACAAGGCTCTCGGTCTGATCATAGAAAAGGTTACAGGAAAGGACCTTGGAACGGTCTTTCGCAAAAAGATATTCGACAAGCTCGGCCTAAAAAAAACGGTCTTCGTGACGAAACCGGAGATTAAGGGCGAGCACATTAACGGCTACGCTCTGCTGCCGGATCAGACGTTCAACGTGACCGTAAGACCCGATATCTGGGAACTCTGGGCCTCGGGGAACATAGTCTCCACCCTGGAGGACCAGAAGAAATGGGCGGAAGCGCTCGGACAGGGAACGCTGTTGAGCAAAAAATCCTACGAGGAAATGACCGACTGGATCGAAATTGAAGCGGCCCTCCCCGGCAAGTTCAAGTACGGGCTTGGCGTCGACCTGGTCGGAGAAGGATTCATCGGACACGCCGGAGCCGTTGACGGGTATTACAGCAGGATCGCCCATAACCCCGAGACGGACACAACCATCGTAGTTTTTTTCAACAATTTGTCAGCCAGGGAAGACGTCCTGGTGTACGAAAAATTCCTGCACGAATTGATCGATATTTTTTAG